The proteins below come from a single Campylobacter sp. CCUG 57310 genomic window:
- the fliI gene encoding flagellar protein export ATPase FliI, producing the protein MSLQRLKSKLNSNLSLSNVFGVINKISSTTIEISGLRPSIGDIVQIVARDKSKRGLGMVTEIKQDGAFISPFGFVEGYKIGDLVYLSDQGMKIPVGDALLGRVVDPFMSPKDGKGAIYTDDFAPIMKAPIDAMKRGLIDEIFSVGVKSIDALLTCGKGQKLGIFAGSGVGKSTLMGMIVKNSEAPVKVVALIGERGREVPEFIEKNLHGDLSGTVLVVATSDDSPLMRKYGAFCAMSVAEYFKNQGKDVLFIMDSVTRFAMAQREIGLALGEPPTSKGYPPSVLTLLPQLMERAGKEEGKGSITAFFTVLVDGDDMSDPIADQSRSILDGHIVLSRELTDFGIYPPINILNSASRVMNDLITPEHKANVAKFKRFYSLIKENEILLRIGAYQKGNDKELDAAISKREFIDKFLKQDEDEGFSFERSQEMLKEIN; encoded by the coding sequence GTGAGTTTACAGCGTCTAAAATCCAAGCTAAACTCAAATTTATCCCTTTCAAACGTCTTTGGAGTGATAAATAAAATTTCATCAACTACTATTGAAATTTCAGGGCTTCGTCCAAGTATTGGCGATATCGTCCAGATAGTAGCACGCGACAAAAGCAAAAGAGGTCTTGGCATGGTTACCGAGATCAAACAAGACGGAGCTTTTATATCGCCGTTTGGATTTGTCGAGGGCTACAAGATAGGAGATCTTGTCTATCTAAGCGATCAAGGCATGAAAATCCCTGTCGGCGATGCGCTTCTTGGGCGCGTAGTGGATCCATTTATGAGTCCTAAAGACGGCAAGGGAGCTATTTATACCGATGATTTTGCTCCCATCATGAAAGCGCCGATTGACGCTATGAAAAGAGGTCTTATAGATGAGATTTTTAGCGTAGGAGTTAAGAGTATAGACGCGCTTTTAACTTGCGGCAAAGGGCAAAAGCTGGGAATTTTCGCAGGAAGCGGAGTCGGTAAAAGCACTCTAATGGGCATGATCGTAAAAAATTCCGAGGCTCCCGTTAAAGTAGTAGCACTCATTGGCGAAAGAGGTCGCGAAGTGCCTGAATTTATCGAAAAGAACTTACATGGAGATCTAAGCGGTACGGTGCTTGTGGTAGCTACGAGTGATGATAGTCCTCTTATGCGAAAATACGGCGCATTTTGCGCTATGAGTGTGGCAGAATACTTCAAAAACCAAGGCAAAGACGTGCTGTTTATCATGGATAGCGTGACAAGATTTGCCATGGCGCAGCGCGAGATAGGGCTAGCGCTTGGCGAGCCGCCTACATCTAAGGGGTATCCACCTTCCGTGCTTACGCTACTTCCGCAACTAATGGAGCGGGCGGGAAAAGAAGAAGGTAAAGGCTCTATCACGGCATTTTTTACGGTTTTGGTTGATGGCGATGACATGAGCGATCCGATAGCCGATCAAAGCCGCTCCATACTTGACGGACACATCGTGCTAAGCAGGGAACTAACGGACTTTGGAATCTATCCGCCGATAAATATCCTAAATTCAGCTTCGCGTGTAATGAACGATCTAATCACGCCCGAACACAAGGCAAACGTGGCTAAATTTAAAAGATTTTATTCACTTATAAAAGAAAATGAAATTTTGCTTCGTATCGGAGCTTACCAAAAAGGCAACGACAAAGAACTTGATGCGGCGATCTCAAAGCGAGAATTCATCGATAAATTCCTTAAGCAAGACGAAGATGAAGGCTTTAGCTTTGAAAGAAGTCAAGAGATGCTAAAAGAGATAAATTAA
- a CDS encoding NifS family cysteine desulfurase, translating into MRVYLDNNATTMVDPEAFELMKPFYCEKYGNPNSLHRFGSETHPALRRAMDQLYTAFNARDKDDIIVTSCATESNNWVIKGVFFDHMLNKDKDHIIISSVEHPATGAACEFLKQFGIRVSHIPVDENGLLDPNDLRNLIDEKTALVSVMWANNETGTIFPVKELAAIAHEYGALFHTDATQTVGKIKIDVQDINMDFMSFSAHKFHGPKGIGGLYIKNSQPLTSLLHGGEHMGGRRSGTLDVAGIVGMAQALENSNKLMEFENLHVRKLRDKLEDALLEIPEISVVGDRAHRLPNTILAAVKGVEGEAMLWDLNQAGIAASTGSACASETLESNPIMEAIGADKELAHTALRLSLSRFNTEEEIDYAIVHIKKAVERLRAISSTFAYTPDWHVSGL; encoded by the coding sequence TTGAGAGTTTATTTAGATAACAACGCAACTACGATGGTTGATCCCGAAGCTTTTGAGCTTATGAAACCGTTTTATTGCGAAAAATATGGAAACCCAAACTCACTTCACAGATTTGGCAGCGAAACTCACCCTGCTTTGCGCCGCGCAATGGATCAGCTTTATACGGCCTTTAACGCCAGAGATAAAGACGATATCATCGTAACAAGTTGCGCGACAGAGAGTAATAACTGGGTTATAAAAGGCGTATTTTTTGATCATATGTTAAATAAAGACAAAGATCATATCATAATCAGTTCTGTAGAACACCCGGCGACTGGCGCGGCATGCGAATTTTTAAAGCAATTTGGCATAAGAGTAAGCCACATCCCTGTTGATGAAAACGGGCTTTTAGATCCAAACGATTTAAGAAATTTGATAGATGAAAAGACCGCACTTGTAAGCGTAATGTGGGCAAATAACGAAACAGGGACAATTTTTCCGGTTAAGGAGCTTGCGGCTATAGCGCACGAATACGGCGCGCTCTTTCACACCGATGCCACACAAACGGTCGGCAAGATAAAAATAGACGTGCAAGATATAAATATGGATTTTATGAGTTTTTCAGCACACAAATTTCACGGTCCAAAAGGTATCGGTGGTCTTTATATCAAAAATTCTCAGCCGCTTACAAGCCTGCTTCACGGAGGCGAGCATATGGGTGGCAGAAGAAGCGGAACGCTTGACGTAGCAGGTATCGTAGGTATGGCGCAAGCGCTGGAAAATAGCAACAAATTAATGGAATTTGAAAATTTACACGTTAGAAAATTAAGAGACAAACTTGAAGACGCTCTACTTGAAATTCCTGAAATTTCAGTTGTGGGAGATAGGGCTCATCGCTTGCCAAACACTATTTTGGCCGCAGTTAAAGGCGTTGAAGGCGAAGCTATGCTTTGGGATTTAAACCAAGCTGGTATCGCTGCTTCTACAGGTTCTGCTTGTGCGAGCGAAACGCTTGAGAGCAACCCTATAATGGAAGCGATCGGTGCTGACAAGGAGCTTGCACATACGGCTTTAAGGCTATCCCTTTCAAGATTTAACACCGAAGAAGAGATTGATTACGCGATAGTGCATATCAAAAAAGCCGTTGAAAGATTAAGAGCGATTTCAAGTACGTTTGCTTATACGCCGGATTGGCACGTAAGCGGGCTTTAA
- a CDS encoding iron-sulfur cluster assembly scaffold protein: MAKHDLIGGSIWDEYSQKVQDLMNSPRNMGQITEEEAKERGGKLIIADFGAESCGDAVRLYWLVDEKTDIIMDAKFKSFGCGTAIASSDTMAELCIGKTVDEAVKITNIDVEKAMRDDPETPAVPPQKMHCSVMAYDVIKAAAASYKGVNPEDFEDEIIVCECARISLGTIRDVIRMNDLKTVEEITQYTKAGAFCKSCIKPGGHEKREYYLIDILAETRAQMEAEKLKAIADAKISGNDSDLAFEELTVVGQLKAVEAVIDAEIRPMLMMDGGNMEILDIKKNDKGIIDIYIRYLGACSGCASGSGGTLYAIENVLQENLSQNIRVLPI, from the coding sequence ATGGCAAAACACGATTTAATCGGCGGCTCGATTTGGGATGAATACTCACAAAAAGTTCAAGACCTAATGAACAGCCCTCGCAATATGGGACAAATAACTGAAGAAGAAGCAAAAGAGCGTGGCGGTAAACTTATAATCGCCGATTTTGGCGCAGAAAGTTGCGGCGATGCAGTGAGGCTTTATTGGTTGGTTGATGAAAAAACAGATATCATCATGGACGCGAAATTTAAAAGCTTCGGCTGTGGAACGGCTATAGCAAGCTCTGATACTATGGCTGAGCTTTGTATCGGAAAGACGGTCGATGAGGCGGTAAAGATCACAAATATAGACGTGGAAAAGGCGATGAGAGACGATCCTGAAACTCCTGCCGTCCCACCTCAAAAAATGCACTGCTCGGTAATGGCTTATGATGTCATCAAGGCGGCTGCGGCAAGCTATAAGGGAGTAAATCCCGAGGATTTTGAAGATGAGATCATAGTGTGCGAATGCGCCAGAATAAGTCTTGGCACGATTCGCGATGTAATCAGAATGAATGACTTAAAAACGGTCGAAGAGATAACTCAATACACCAAAGCAGGTGCATTTTGTAAATCCTGCATTAAGCCGGGCGGACACGAAAAAAGAGAGTATTATCTGATTGATATCCTAGCAGAAACTAGGGCTCAAATGGAAGCTGAGAAGCTAAAAGCCATCGCGGATGCTAAAATTTCAGGAAACGATAGCGATTTGGCATTTGAAGAACTTACGGTAGTAGGTCAGCTTAAAGCGGTTGAAGCGGTTATAGATGCCGAAATTCGCCCTATGCTTATGATGGACGGCGGAAATATGGAAATTCTTGATATCAAGAAAAACGACAAAGGAATTATCGATATCTACATCCGATATCTTGGGGCTTGCTCGGGATGCGCAAGCGGTTCGGGTGGAACGCTATATGCGATCGAAAACGTGCTACAAGAAAATTTAAGCCAAAATATCAGGGTTTTACCTATTTAA
- a CDS encoding molybdopterin-binding protein — translation MSFSARNQLQAEITEIKTGVVNSLIVSKLQGGEIVKATVTVESEKALDLKVGKKVVYLFKASSIIVAKGENELKLSATNQIKGKVVSVKEGAVNSEIDIKIAGGDKLSAIITNESTKSLALKAGDDVVAVIKASQIIIGA, via the coding sequence ATGTCATTTAGCGCAAGAAATCAACTTCAAGCCGAAATCACTGAAATAAAAACAGGTGTTGTAAATTCACTTATCGTAAGCAAACTCCAAGGCGGAGAGATAGTAAAAGCAACAGTTACAGTCGAGTCTGAAAAAGCCCTTGATCTTAAAGTTGGCAAAAAAGTCGTTTATCTATTTAAAGCCTCAAGCATAATTGTCGCAAAAGGCGAAAATGAGCTTAAATTAAGCGCAACTAATCAAATCAAAGGTAAAGTCGTTAGCGTAAAAGAGGGTGCGGTAAATTCGGAGATAGACATCAAGATAGCAGGCGGAGATAAGCTAAGCGCTATCATCACAAACGAATCCACCAAAAGCTTGGCCCTTAAAGCCGGCGATGATGTAGTTGCGGTTATCAAAGCAAGCCAGATTATTATCGGTGCTTAA